Proteins encoded by one window of Culicoides brevitarsis isolate CSIRO-B50_1 chromosome 2, AGI_CSIRO_Cbre_v1, whole genome shotgun sequence:
- the LOC134831691 gene encoding DNA polymerase iota, which translates to MHEKVIVHIDIDCFYAQVEEILEPSLREKPLGIQQKTCLVTCNYKAREFGCKKLMFIPEAQKLCPELVLVNGEDLTKYKKMSDQIFNCLQKFSCNVEKLGLDENFVDVTEIVNNRMKNEEKIELSEGTFKLSFDEESQDDSECECGCHKRLYLGSVIAQELRKALFDDLGITSCAGIAHNKLLAKLVGSQNKPNKQTIIFPHQATEFLRSLGPVRSLCGIGSKTAEILEGLGVKTVENLQNIEISVLKKKFDDKTSEKLKELALGKDKSEVKPTGKQKTISIEDSTYSNPLKNLAEFETKLNVLLTRLVDAAIIEQKRTPTAFRLTIRKTMNVKELLQRESKQRDVPQSWFKSSDPTVIVPLLYPVAMQLFKQIMNEEKEFKITLVGVAFSKFLDQMQSEDANALLKFLKPKTEDEKLSPKVEKSPPLKEISKEKSVIKKFFKPIENDEQKISEEILPKKTSEPSSLMNFFKTAENNSKTPPKTVDKKRKSDTNPEKSPSPKKLKAENPSETEESTSEAVKSTNPDQKSSLDFEIPKDMDTKSFNRLPKAIKKRIINDLKNAAKLKMNPSLIDYPRKPEKIIAKSKMDAFVFKY; encoded by the coding sequence atgcatgaaaaagtgATTGTTCACATCGACATCGACTGCTTTTATGCGCAAGTTGAGGAAATCTTGGAGCCGTCATTGCGCGAAAAGCCTTTGGGGATCCAGCAAAAGACTTGTTTAGTCACTTGCAATTACAAAGCTCGCGAATTTGGATGCAAAAAGCTCATGTTTATACCGGAAGCGCAGAAATTATGTCCTGAATTGGTGCTGGTGAACGGCGAAGACCTCACAAAGTACAAGAAAATGAgcgatcaaatttttaattgtctcCAAAAGTTTTCATGCAACGTCGAGAAGCTTGGATTGGACGAAAATTTCGTTGATGTTACGGAAATTGTTAATAATCGCAtgaaaaacgaggaaaaaattgaactttctGAAGGAACTTTTAAATTGAGCTTCGATGAGGAGTCACAGGATGATTCGGAATGCGAATGTGGGTGTCATAAGAGATTATATCTCGGTTCAGTCATCGCTCAAGAATTGCGAAAAGCACTTTTCGATGATTTGGGCATCACATCATGTGCGGGAATCGCTCACAACAAGCTGCTGGCGAAATTGGTTGGATCTCAGAACAAGCCGAACAAACAAACGATAATTTTTCCGCATCAAGCGACAGAATTCTTACGAAGTTTGGGCCCTGTGCGATCATTATGCGGCATTGGAAGCAAAACGGCGGAGATTTTAGAAGGTTTAGGAGTAAAAACGGTTGAAAATCTACAAAATATCGAAATATCTgtgttaaaaaagaaatttgatgacaaaacgagtgaaaaattgaaagaactGGCACTCGGCAAAGACAAATCCGAGGTAAAACCAACGGGAAAACAGAAAACAATCAGTATTGAGGACTCAACTTACTCAaatccattgaaaaatttggcgGAATTTGAGACAAAATTGAATGTTTTGCTCACGAGATTAGTCGATGCTGCGATAATTGAACAGAAACGGACCCCAACAGCTTTCCGACTGACAATTCGGAAGACAATGAACGTCAAGGAGCTTCTACAGAGAGAAAGTAAGCAAAGAGATGTTCCCCAATCGTGGTTTAAATCATCAGATCCGACGGTAATTGTGCCGCTTTTGTATCCAGTTGCCATGCAATTGTTCAAACAAATCATGAACGAAGAGAAGGAATTCAAAATAACGTTAGTTGGAGTCgctttttcgaaatttcttgACCAAATGCAAAGTGAAGACGCGAATGCCTtgctaaaatttctaaaaccgAAGAcagaagatgaaaaattaagccCAAAAGTGGAAAAAAGTCCTcctttaaaggaaatttccaAAGAAAAGTCAgtcataaagaaattttttaagccgaTAGAGaatgacgaacaaaaaattagtgaagAAATTCTTCCAAAAAAGACATCTGAACCAAGTTctcttatgaattttttcaaaaccgCTGAAAATAATAGCAAAACTCCTCCAAAAACTGTTGATAAAAAGCGAAAATCTGACACAAATCCCGAAAAAAGTCCTTCcccaaaaaaacttaaagccGAAAATCCTTCAGAAACCGAAGAATCCACTTCAGAAGCAGTCAAATCAACAAATCCCGACCAAAAATCATCACTCGACTTCGAAATTCCGAAAGATATGGACACAAAATCCTTCAATCGTCTTCCAAAAGCAATCAAGAAACGAATCATAAACGACTTAAAGAACGCCGCAAAGCTCAAAATGAATCCTTCGTTGATCGATTACCCAagaaaacctgaaaaaatcaTCGCAAAGAGCAAAATGGATGCTTTCGTGttcaaatattaa
- the LOC134830159 gene encoding transcription elongation factor S-II — MGVEEEVMKVQQKLSKMTAPEADQSQALDLLKVLQTLNIDLDILSKTRIGMTVNELRKTTKDEEVISLSKTLIKSWKRFIGPTATSKDASGKESSKSGSNSSSTKSSSGSAKKPEKKEEPKKQSSYPPASTTTDAVRLKCRELLANALRVDGEPDGCASPEELAEELEDCIYAEFKNTDMRYKNRVRSRVANLKDAKNPSLRQNFMNGAIQPSHLAKMTPEEMASDEMKKIREKFIKEAINDAQLATVQGTKTEMLKCGKCKKKNCTYNQLQTRSSDEPMTTFVLCNECGNRWKFC; from the exons ATGGGCGTCGAAGAGGAAGTTATGAAGGTTCAACAGAAATTGAGCAAAATGACTGCGCCAGAAGCG GACCAAAGTCAAGCATTGGATTTGCTAAAAGTGCTCCAAACACTAAATATCGACCTGGATATCTTATCGAAGACGCGTATTGGCATGACGGTGAACGAACTACGCAAAACGACGAAGGACGAGGAAGTGATAAGTTTGTCAAAGACACTCATCAAGAGCTGGAAACGCTTTATCGGGCCCACAGCAACGTCCAAAGACGCATCTGGCAAGGAAAGTAGCAAGTCGGGCAGCAACAGTAGCAGTACAAAGTCGAGTTCGGGCAGCGCCAAGAAGCCCGAAAAGAAGGAAGAACCGAAAAAGCAATCGAGCTACCCACCGGCATCGACAACAACAGACGCCGTTCGTCTCAAGTGTCGCGAACTCTTGGCAAATGCGCTCCGAGTCGATGGCGAGCCCGATGGATGTGCATCGCCCGAAGAACTTGCCGAAGAACTCGAGGATTGCATCTATGCCGAATTCAAAAATACCGATATGCGTTACAAGAATCGCGTAAGATCGCGCGTCGCCAACTTGAAAGACGCCAAAAATCCGAGTTTGCGGCAAAATTTCATGAACGGTGCTATTCAACCGTCGCATTTGGCAAAAATGACGCCTGAGGAGATGGCGAGCGACGAGATGAAGAAAATTCGCGAGAAGTTTATCAAGGAGGCGATCAATGATGCGCAACTGGCGACAGTACAAGGCACCAAAACGGAAATGCTCAAGTGCGGCAAATGCAAAAAGAAGAATTGTACCTACAACCAACTTCAGACTCGCTCGTCCGATGAACCGATGACTACGTTCGTGTTGTGCAACGAATGCGGAAATCGTTGGAAATTCTGCTAA
- the LOC134831714 gene encoding non-lysosomal glucosylceramidase isoform X1, with protein MDDERKSFVDYKMQVTGVPQYGVKLKFNHVFPEKRNQNLRPRFSQLVSMTGMMLRYLPYYWKWSRDGRQPLMDYLYMENGRQIYGVPLGGIGCGTIGRGFAGEFCRFQMKPGLYEYNTVHANQFIVTIKDENDTTIFQSLLSGYRRNNGKNSLFCSRPKQPLAAWESNLDPDKCQYTALYPRSWTEIDLSEHGIKLVGRQISPIIPHEYKDSSLPCAVFVWSIENVCDKVRKVSITFAFKNGTGTKKQDSEGNPESIPFNQDTAKGVSIKQTIAGMGCTYCLSCRESPEVTVTKCNQFDPNGNGEKLWNELKTNGAFAEKVADNTIKSKDLGVAVCGQVTLAPESQHDLEFSLVWDMPVVNFFNKTKEYSKYYTKYFGKSGDAGPLISEYALTHYGTWENLIDEWQRPILEDPALPDWYKSAIFNEMYFISDGGSVWFTCDSSFGQELAYDDPRRAYGRFAYLEGHEYRMYNTYDVHFYASHALAGLWPNLQVALQYDYKDSVSAEINDERKHLFDGKIAPRKIKNTVPHDLGDPNEEPFDLINSYPVHDVSAWRDLNIKFVLQVYRDFYVLNNLAQMNAEKASRFSSIEFIDKESQFELYIQDNRNKDADNKKENRKSASMYINETNGKVYLMDAMAYLKAMYPVCKAVMETAIEWDTDGDGLIENNKTADQTYDTWVMDGPSSYCGGLWLASLHCMSVMASNLDQNEDSAKYKEILDKGRASFEEKLWTGKYYKFDSSSGSKNTIMSDQLCGHWYLRSCGFDYDVFPKENVRSALKTIYDNNVMSFCNGELGAVNGFLPNGDKPGKVDTISMQSEEVWTGVVYGLAATMIHEGMFEEAFQTAGGMYKSLSEKMGMNFETPEAIYATDHYRAIGYMRPLSIWSMQAAWERRKQIRD; from the exons gtACCTTCCATACTACTGGAAATGGTCGCGCGATGGCAGACAACCGCTCATGGACTACCTTTACATGGAAAACGGGCGACAAATTTATGGCGTGCCTCTTGGCGGAATTGGCTGTGGCACCATAGGACGAGGATTTGCGGGGGAATTTTGTCGATTTCAGATGAAACCGGGCTTGTACGAGTACAATACGGTGCACGCGAATCAATTTATCGTGACAATCAAGGACGAAAATGACACGACAATTTTCCAGAGCTTACTTTCCGGTTACAG AAGAAACAATGGCAAAAATTCCTTGTTTTGCAGTCGCCCCAAACAACCACTTGCCGCATGGGAGTCAAATTTGGATCCAGATAAATGCCAGTACACCG ctcTTTACCCACGTTCATGGACAGAGATCGATCTCTCGGAGCATGGCATCAAATTAGTAGGACGTCAAATTTCGCCAATCATTCCGCACGAATACAAAGACAGTTCGTTGCCATGTGCCGTCTTCGTATGGAGCATCGAGAACGTTTGCGACAAAGTTCGAAAAGTTTCCATCACGTTCGCCTTCAAAAATGGCACGGGGACCAAAAAACAAGACTCCGAAGGAAATCCTGAGTCAATTCCCTTCAATCAAGACACCGCAAAGGGCGTCAGTATCAAACAAACGATCGCTGGCATGGGCTGTACTTACTGCTTAAGTTGCCGCGAGAGTCCCGAAGTGACGGTTACAAAGTGCAATCAATTCGATCCGAACGGAAATGGCGAAAAATTATGGAATGAGTTGAAAACAAATGGAGCTTTTGCTGAAAAAGTCGCTGATAACACGATAAAAt cGAAAGATTTAGGCGTTGCTGTGTGCGGACAAGTAACTCTCGCTCCCGAATCTCAACACGATCTCGAGTTTTCGCTCGTTTGGGACATGCCAGTTGTGAATTTCTTCAACAAGACCAAAGAATACTCCAAATACTACACAAAATATTTCGGAAAATCAGGCGATGCGGGACCTCTTATCTCGGAATACGCTCTCACGCATTACGGAACATGGGAAAATCTCATTGACGAATGGCAACGTCCCATTTTAGAAGATCCCGCTCTCCCGGATTGGTATAAAAGTGCAATTTTCAACGAGATGTATTTCATTTCTGACGGCGGAAGTGTTTGGTTCACCTGTGATTCGAGTTTCGGACAAGAACTCGCGTACGACGACCCGCGACGAGCTTACGGGCGATTTGCGTATCTCGAGGGACATGAATATCGCATGTACAACACTTACGATGTGCATTTTTATGCAAGTCATGCTTTGGCGGGTCTTTGGCCAAATTTGCAAGTCGCTTTGCAATACGATTATAAGGATTCCGTGTCGGCTGAGATCAATGACGAAcgaaaacatttatttgatgGCAAAATAGCACcaagaaagataaaaaataccgTGCCCCATGACTTGGGAGATCCGAATGAGGAACCGTTTGACTTGATTAACTCGTATCCGGTGCACGACGTGAGCGCCTGGCGTGATTTGAACATCAAATTCGTGTTGCAAGTGTATCGGGACTTTTATGTCTTGAATAATTTGGCACAAATGAACGCTGAGAAGGCAAGTCGTTTCAGCTCCATTGAATTTATCGACAAGGAAAGCCAGTTTGAGTTGTATATTCAGGACAATCGGAACAAAGATGCCGATAATAAGAAGGAAAATCGAAAATCAGCGTCGATGTACATCAATGAGACCAATGGAAAAGTTTATTTGATGGATGCGATGGCTTATCTCAAGGCGATGTACCCGGTTTGCAAGGCTGTTATGGAAACAGCTATCGAATGGGACACCGATGGCGATGGTTTGatcgaaaataataaaacggcGGATCAAACTTATGACACGTGGGTCATGGATGGACCAAG cTCATACTGTGGAGGGCTTTGGCTCGCATCGTTACATTGTATGTCCGTTATGGCAAGTAATTTGGATCAAAATGAGGATTCTGCGAAATATAAAGAGATATTAGACAAAGGTCGTGCTTcgttcgaagaaaaattatggacTGGCAAGTATTACAAGTTCGATTCGTCAAGCGGGAGCAAAAATACGATCATGTCAGATCAGCTTTGTGGGCATTGGTATCTTCGGAGTTGCGGATTTGACTATGac gttTTTCCGAAAGAAAACGTTCGTTCAGCGCTAAAGACGATCTACGACAACAACGTGATGAGTTTCTGCAACGGCGAATTAGGAGCCGTTAATGGATTTCTACCGAACGGAGACAAACCCGGCAAAGTTGATACAATTTCCATGCAAAGTGAGGAAGTTTGGACCGGAGTTGTTTACGGTTTGGCAGCGACAATGATCCACGAAGGCATGTTCGAGGAAGCTTTTCAAACGGCGGGCGGCATGTACAAATCGTTGTCGGAAAAAATGGGCATGAACTTTGAAACGCCCGAAGCGATTTACGCCACAGATCATTATCGAGCGATTGGTTACATGAGACCTCTTAGCATTTGGTCGATGCAGGCTGCGTGGGAGCGCAGAAAGCAAATCAGGGAttaa
- the LOC134831714 gene encoding non-lysosomal glucosylceramidase isoform X2 codes for MDDERKSFVDYKMQVTGVPQYGVKLKFNHVFPEKRNQNLRPRFSQLVSMTGMMLRYLPYYWKWSRDGRQPLMDYLYMENGRQIYGVPLGGIGCGTIGRGFAGEFCRFQMKPGLYEYNTVHANQFIVTIKDENDTTIFQSLLSGYSRPKQPLAAWESNLDPDKCQYTALYPRSWTEIDLSEHGIKLVGRQISPIIPHEYKDSSLPCAVFVWSIENVCDKVRKVSITFAFKNGTGTKKQDSEGNPESIPFNQDTAKGVSIKQTIAGMGCTYCLSCRESPEVTVTKCNQFDPNGNGEKLWNELKTNGAFAEKVADNTIKSKDLGVAVCGQVTLAPESQHDLEFSLVWDMPVVNFFNKTKEYSKYYTKYFGKSGDAGPLISEYALTHYGTWENLIDEWQRPILEDPALPDWYKSAIFNEMYFISDGGSVWFTCDSSFGQELAYDDPRRAYGRFAYLEGHEYRMYNTYDVHFYASHALAGLWPNLQVALQYDYKDSVSAEINDERKHLFDGKIAPRKIKNTVPHDLGDPNEEPFDLINSYPVHDVSAWRDLNIKFVLQVYRDFYVLNNLAQMNAEKASRFSSIEFIDKESQFELYIQDNRNKDADNKKENRKSASMYINETNGKVYLMDAMAYLKAMYPVCKAVMETAIEWDTDGDGLIENNKTADQTYDTWVMDGPSSYCGGLWLASLHCMSVMASNLDQNEDSAKYKEILDKGRASFEEKLWTGKYYKFDSSSGSKNTIMSDQLCGHWYLRSCGFDYDVFPKENVRSALKTIYDNNVMSFCNGELGAVNGFLPNGDKPGKVDTISMQSEEVWTGVVYGLAATMIHEGMFEEAFQTAGGMYKSLSEKMGMNFETPEAIYATDHYRAIGYMRPLSIWSMQAAWERRKQIRD; via the exons gtACCTTCCATACTACTGGAAATGGTCGCGCGATGGCAGACAACCGCTCATGGACTACCTTTACATGGAAAACGGGCGACAAATTTATGGCGTGCCTCTTGGCGGAATTGGCTGTGGCACCATAGGACGAGGATTTGCGGGGGAATTTTGTCGATTTCAGATGAAACCGGGCTTGTACGAGTACAATACGGTGCACGCGAATCAATTTATCGTGACAATCAAGGACGAAAATGACACGACAATTTTCCAGAGCTTACTTTCCGGTTACAG TCGCCCCAAACAACCACTTGCCGCATGGGAGTCAAATTTGGATCCAGATAAATGCCAGTACACCG ctcTTTACCCACGTTCATGGACAGAGATCGATCTCTCGGAGCATGGCATCAAATTAGTAGGACGTCAAATTTCGCCAATCATTCCGCACGAATACAAAGACAGTTCGTTGCCATGTGCCGTCTTCGTATGGAGCATCGAGAACGTTTGCGACAAAGTTCGAAAAGTTTCCATCACGTTCGCCTTCAAAAATGGCACGGGGACCAAAAAACAAGACTCCGAAGGAAATCCTGAGTCAATTCCCTTCAATCAAGACACCGCAAAGGGCGTCAGTATCAAACAAACGATCGCTGGCATGGGCTGTACTTACTGCTTAAGTTGCCGCGAGAGTCCCGAAGTGACGGTTACAAAGTGCAATCAATTCGATCCGAACGGAAATGGCGAAAAATTATGGAATGAGTTGAAAACAAATGGAGCTTTTGCTGAAAAAGTCGCTGATAACACGATAAAAt cGAAAGATTTAGGCGTTGCTGTGTGCGGACAAGTAACTCTCGCTCCCGAATCTCAACACGATCTCGAGTTTTCGCTCGTTTGGGACATGCCAGTTGTGAATTTCTTCAACAAGACCAAAGAATACTCCAAATACTACACAAAATATTTCGGAAAATCAGGCGATGCGGGACCTCTTATCTCGGAATACGCTCTCACGCATTACGGAACATGGGAAAATCTCATTGACGAATGGCAACGTCCCATTTTAGAAGATCCCGCTCTCCCGGATTGGTATAAAAGTGCAATTTTCAACGAGATGTATTTCATTTCTGACGGCGGAAGTGTTTGGTTCACCTGTGATTCGAGTTTCGGACAAGAACTCGCGTACGACGACCCGCGACGAGCTTACGGGCGATTTGCGTATCTCGAGGGACATGAATATCGCATGTACAACACTTACGATGTGCATTTTTATGCAAGTCATGCTTTGGCGGGTCTTTGGCCAAATTTGCAAGTCGCTTTGCAATACGATTATAAGGATTCCGTGTCGGCTGAGATCAATGACGAAcgaaaacatttatttgatgGCAAAATAGCACcaagaaagataaaaaataccgTGCCCCATGACTTGGGAGATCCGAATGAGGAACCGTTTGACTTGATTAACTCGTATCCGGTGCACGACGTGAGCGCCTGGCGTGATTTGAACATCAAATTCGTGTTGCAAGTGTATCGGGACTTTTATGTCTTGAATAATTTGGCACAAATGAACGCTGAGAAGGCAAGTCGTTTCAGCTCCATTGAATTTATCGACAAGGAAAGCCAGTTTGAGTTGTATATTCAGGACAATCGGAACAAAGATGCCGATAATAAGAAGGAAAATCGAAAATCAGCGTCGATGTACATCAATGAGACCAATGGAAAAGTTTATTTGATGGATGCGATGGCTTATCTCAAGGCGATGTACCCGGTTTGCAAGGCTGTTATGGAAACAGCTATCGAATGGGACACCGATGGCGATGGTTTGatcgaaaataataaaacggcGGATCAAACTTATGACACGTGGGTCATGGATGGACCAAG cTCATACTGTGGAGGGCTTTGGCTCGCATCGTTACATTGTATGTCCGTTATGGCAAGTAATTTGGATCAAAATGAGGATTCTGCGAAATATAAAGAGATATTAGACAAAGGTCGTGCTTcgttcgaagaaaaattatggacTGGCAAGTATTACAAGTTCGATTCGTCAAGCGGGAGCAAAAATACGATCATGTCAGATCAGCTTTGTGGGCATTGGTATCTTCGGAGTTGCGGATTTGACTATGac gttTTTCCGAAAGAAAACGTTCGTTCAGCGCTAAAGACGATCTACGACAACAACGTGATGAGTTTCTGCAACGGCGAATTAGGAGCCGTTAATGGATTTCTACCGAACGGAGACAAACCCGGCAAAGTTGATACAATTTCCATGCAAAGTGAGGAAGTTTGGACCGGAGTTGTTTACGGTTTGGCAGCGACAATGATCCACGAAGGCATGTTCGAGGAAGCTTTTCAAACGGCGGGCGGCATGTACAAATCGTTGTCGGAAAAAATGGGCATGAACTTTGAAACGCCCGAAGCGATTTACGCCACAGATCATTATCGAGCGATTGGTTACATGAGACCTCTTAGCATTTGGTCGATGCAGGCTGCGTGGGAGCGCAGAAAGCAAATCAGGGAttaa